One region of Wyeomyia smithii strain HCP4-BCI-WySm-NY-G18 chromosome 3, ASM2978416v1, whole genome shotgun sequence genomic DNA includes:
- the LOC129732982 gene encoding TBC1 domain family member 4 isoform X1, whose product MKTRLTTLTWRGSASVDPRFSAAMLPWSISDIRNQENYLTLSIGIDNGYLEAYNTDFELQFVHQLKYILGYCRIIVKQEKGKKNSDFLIPKSNSTRVLPITIGNDNVAEISGPDYGLIYLLKNPQDPLLHIHLYECKKFEQMAELMQQMREPASFGSTSVGSIPQSIVAGSGNSNDIHKALRGQEIHSTPASNLKLSEQMRNAHHDNSPTLSHSQNGANNYGQIYSSQGRLSTSKSFSSGLNHSSSGGNIQNSASVSSSLSSLPDISANNSQFFEVLYVGKIKVSHKRVPFTFIDDALPKFKAYDAQKLKQQLETTRKITSDEKAETEGDSSFTRAPISVTASAQVLKNINEYGEFASNDERPDSSIISENKENAVPQTSDEGEIFRGRRVSHFDIPTKKIDNEIEVPYTETSDDNEENLQAHNLKLFSSLQQTPSSKSSSDGDVPIRRDRSASIGSIPIVEQNRTMVFLIGQSDLRLISPDRKQVLLHKEFRDVASCAQGQKNADHFGIICRDVNNDGYIGYVFKCQSENVADEIIIAISQAFLVCSEQKQKSKASAQIYSCEHCPMLWYHKLCTDIEGLSDKKTQYMLFKRIDTTLTEEEQRMLMEKYHGAEEAAGHSIGEQNQFLMMLLRAHCESKQQRHVHDTAENRTEFLNQYLGGTGIFMKAKRSLTSSFDHLLKRRTSKDDFSGGLSSIKDFNSCGDLKGDFEPQSRTRASTVGSSPSSSRKNSDLAVQQVVPQLKSPMMDIFIKVGNSPRDNSSHAGSWRQAMLHRVVTPSEKIKTSGDEYMSPLRTSRLQARKRNRIELRELWQVAIKQTIILNRMEKENAHLQAKQNAIKSNEIKRIKLEYDEITTCERCAIEMWENLLDVTPTKTIPVRHDPKKLYQAIRNGVPRTRRGEIWKFLAQQHTCNTEPVDNDSFANFNTPYHMLLKNLTEHQHAIFIDLGRTFPDHKFYKDALGIGQLSLFNLLKAYSILDPELGYCQGLGFICAVLLLHLEEADAFELLKHLMFKRQMREKYLPDMKQFQLQLYQLSRLLKDNIPELYDWFDQHEISPTLYAAPWILTVFSSHFPLGFVARVFDLLFLESFDVIFRCAISLLDVHKEQLLQQDNFEDIMNYLKTVVPKISPEIMDKVFRNVFKCDFSRQLIEYQVEYNVLKEEISSQNHHLENLKRVKDENQQLESQVQFAQSSLAQLDRTRQTQQNQIQTLQMQVQTLENTVQTLVKYIEHTLETKSDDVLPNEICRIIQQVQDLQHQQVLQQKKRSPIFLDRKIGKSISFNSNLGHALNVLEEGNEQDIVVGTPTKKKPFFQSSFEQIRLQKAGLRLNKLDECLSPEHVNDRNTARINTNDDSGIATPISPQLHAPSTTPMIPDSRPLVPAADIHPLSGDVNVQFNGTTQLKSIKPRIQSRQNSISSIVGNIGDKGISTTDQNNRS is encoded by the exons ATGGCAGAACTAATGCAACAAATGCGTGAGCCTGCCTCGTTTGGTAGCACATCAGTTGGTAGTATCCCGCAAAGTATTGTGGCGGGTAGTGGAAACTCAAACGACATCCATAAAGCATTACGTGGCCAAGAGATTCATTCAACCCCGGCGTCCAACTTAAAACTATCGGAGCAAATGCGGAATGCACATCACGACAACAGTCCGACGTTGTCCCATAGTCAGAATGGTGCTAACAATTATGGCCAGATATATTCATCACAAGGACGTTTATCTACTTCAAAAAGCTTCTCTAGCGGGCTAAATCATTCGAGCAGTGGAGGAAATATCCAAAACAGTGCTAGCGTATCTTCGAGCTTGTCTTCGTTACCGGATATATCTGCCAATAATTCTCAATTTTTTGAAGTGTTATACGTTGGAAAAATCAAAGTGTCACACAAGCGCGTGCCCTTCACCTTTATCGATGACGCACTGCCCAAGTTCAAAGCGTACGATGCCCAGAAACTCAAGCAGCAGCTGGAGACGACACGTAAG ATCACCTCTGATGAAAAGGCTGAAACGGAAGGAGACTCATCTTTCACTCGGGCGCCAATTTCAGTAACTGCCTCGGCTCAGGTGCTTAAAAACATCAACGAATATGGTGAATTCGCCAGCAATGATGAACGACCGGATAGTTCGATAATCTCAGAGAATAAAGAGAACGCTGTACCACAGACGTCTGATGAGGGTGAAATCTTCCGCGGTCGCCGGGTTAGTCACTTTGATATACCAACCAAAAAGAT CGATAACGAAATTGAGGTACCATACACGGAAACTAGCGATGATAATGAAGAAAATTTACAAGCCCACAATTTGAAACTATTCAGTTCTTTACAACAAACGCCATCGTCTAAATCGTCTTCTGATGGAGA CGTTCCAATTCGTCGTGATCGGTCCGCATCAATCGGGTCGATTCCTATCGTGGAACAAAACcggacaatggtgtttctaatTGGTCAATCTGATCTAAGACTGATTAGTCCTGATCGCAAACAGGTGCTTCTACATAAAGAATTCCGCGACGTGGCTAGTTGTGCTCAGGGCCAGAAGAATGCGGACcattttggtatcatttgtCGTGATGTCAATAATGACGGCTACATTGGATACGTATTTAAATGCCAATCGGAAAACGTAGCAGATGAGATAATTATCGCAATATCACAAGCATTTCTAGTGTGCTCGGAGCAAAAGCAGAAAAGTAAAGCATCCGCTCAGATATACTCTTGTGAGCATTGTCCTATGTTGTGGTATCATAAATTATGCACGGATATCGAAGGATTGAGTGACAAAAAAACACAGTACATGTTGTTTAAAAGAATTGATACTACTCTGACCGAAGAAGAGCAACGTATGCTTATGGAGAAATATCATGGAGCTGAAGAGGCAGCAGGACATAGCATTGGGGAACAGAACCAGTTTCTAATGATGCTGCTAAGAGCACATTGCGAATCCAAGCAGCAAAGGCATGTACATGATACGGCAGAGAATAGAACTGAGTTTCTGAATCAGTATTTAGGTGGTACAGGAATTTTCATGAAAGCAAAACGATCCTTGACTAGTTCTTTCGATCATCTATTAAAAAGGAGAACTAGTAAAGATGATTTCAGCGGAGGTTTGTCTTCCATAAAAGATTTCAACTCATGCGGAGATTTAAAGGGAGATTTTGAGCCACAATCAAGAACACGAGCCTCAACGGTTGGTTCTAGTCCTTCTTCATCACGTAAAAATTCTGATTTGGCAGTGCAACAAGTAGTCCCGCAACTGAAATCGCCTATGATGGATAT attCATTAAAGTAGGAAACAGTCCTAGAGATAATTCTAGTCATGCTGGTTCATGGCGACAGGCAATGCTGCATCGCGTTGTTACACCTTCTGAAAAAATTAAGACATCAGGTGATGAATATATGTCTCCTCTGCGTACATCTCGGTTGCAAGCAAGAAAACGAAATCGAATCGAGTTACGCGAATTGTGGCAAGTTGCTATCAAACAAACAATCATTCTTAACAGAATGGAGAAAGAAAATGCTCATTTGCAGGCGAAACAGAATGCCATAAAATCCAATGAAATTAAACGAATTAAGCTAGAATACGATGAAATTACAACGTGCGAAAGATGCGCCATAGAAATGTGGGAGAATCTTCTAGATGTGACCCCTACAAAAACGATACCAGTGAGACATGATCCCAAGAAACTGTATCAGGCGATTAGAAATGGTGTTCCTAGGACTAGACGCGGAGAAATTTGGAAGTTTCTTGCACAGCAGCATACTTGCAATACCGAACCAGTGGATAACGATAGTTTCGCTAACTTTAATACACCGTACCATATGTTACTGAAAAATTTAACTGAACACCAACATGCTATATTCATTGATTTGG GTCGCACGTTTCCTGATCATAAATTCTACAAAGATGCGCTAGGGATTGGTCAACTTTCGTTGTTCAACTTGCTAAAGGCTTATTCAATTCTCGACCCTGAACTAGGATACTGCCAGGGCTTGGGCTTTATCTGCGCTGTTTTGTTGTTGCAT CTGGAAGAAGCAGATGCATTCGAGTTATTGAAACATCTCATGTTCAAGCGTCAAATGCGAGAGAAATATCTTCCAGATATGAAACAATTCCAGCTACAGCTTTACCAGTTGTCACGCCTGTTGAAAGATAACATTccagaattgtatgattggttcGATCAGCATGAAATCTCTCCAACGTTGTATGCTGCACCGTGGATTCTAACTGTATTCAGTTCCCATTTCCCTTTGGGTTTTGTTGCACGTGTGTTCGATTTACTATTTCTAGAATCGTTCGATGTGATATTCAGATGTGCAATTAGTCTGCTGGATGTTCACAAAGAACAACTTCTTCAGCAAGATAACTTTGAGGATATAatgaactatttaaaaactgttGTACCAAAAATTAGTCCTGAAATAATGGACAAGGTTTTTCGGAATGTGTTCAAGTGCGATTTCTCTCGGCAGCTGATCGAATACCAGGTCGAATATAATGTCCTAAAGGAAGAAATCAGCTCACAAAATCACCACCTGGAAAATCTTAAACGCGTCAAGGATGAGAATCAGCAGCTTGAGAGTCAAGTTCAGTTTGCTCAATCAAGTTTGGCGCAATTGGATAGAACACGACAGACTCAGCAGAACCAAATTCAAACATTGCAGATGCAAGTACAAACCCTAGAGAACACCGTCCAAACGCTAGTTAAGTATATAGAGCATACTTTGGAAACTAAATCCGATGACGTTTTACCGAACGAAATTTGTCGAATTATACAGCAGGTTCAAGATCTGCAGCATCAACAAGTTCTCCAACAAAAGAAACGTTCGCcaattttcctcgatcgtaaAATTGGTAAATCAATATCATTCAATAGTAACCTAGGGCATGCTTTAAATGTACTGGAAGAAGGAAATGAACAGGATATCGTAGTCGGCACTCCCACAaagaaaaaaccatttttccaGAGCTCCTTCGAACAAATTCGACTACAAAAGGCAGGGCTTAGGTTGAACAAACTAGATGAATGTCTTAGTCCTGAACATGTAAACGATCGAAATACTGCAAGAATAAATACCAATGACGATAGCGGTATTGCTACTCCGATCAGCCCACAATTGCATGCTCCTTCGACGACGCCCATGATACCTGATAGCAGACCGTTAGTACCTGCAGCAGATATTCATCCTCTAAGTGGAGATGTAAACGTACAGTTCAACGGAACGACTCAGCTCAAATCTATCAAACCCCGTATACAGTCTCGCCAGAATTCAATTTCATCAATCGTGGGTAATATTGGCGACAAGGGTATCTCCACTACAGATCAAAATAATCGAAGTTAA
- the LOC129732982 gene encoding TBC1 domain family member 4 isoform X3, whose protein sequence is MFSLPLYKDNILVTSWSDASTGRIKKSMAELMQQMREPASFGSTSVGSIPQSIVAGSGNSNDIHKALRGQEIHSTPASNLKLSEQMRNAHHDNSPTLSHSQNGANNYGQIYSSQGRLSTSKSFSSGLNHSSSGGNIQNSASVSSSLSSLPDISANNSQFFEVLYVGKIKVSHKRVPFTFIDDALPKFKAYDAQKLKQQLETTRKITSDEKAETEGDSSFTRAPISVTASAQVLKNINEYGEFASNDERPDSSIISENKENAVPQTSDEGEIFRGRRVSHFDIPTKKIDNEIEVPYTETSDDNEENLQAHNLKLFSSLQQTPSSKSSSDGDVPIRRDRSASIGSIPIVEQNRTMVFLIGQSDLRLISPDRKQVLLHKEFRDVASCAQGQKNADHFGIICRDVNNDGYIGYVFKCQSENVADEIIIAISQAFLVCSEQKQKSKASAQIYSCEHCPMLWYHKLCTDIEGLSDKKTQYMLFKRIDTTLTEEEQRMLMEKYHGAEEAAGHSIGEQNQFLMMLLRAHCESKQQRHVHDTAENRTEFLNQYLGGTGIFMKAKRSLTSSFDHLLKRRTSKDDFSGGLSSIKDFNSCGDLKGDFEPQSRTRASTVGSSPSSSRKNSDLAVQQVVPQLKSPMMDIFIKVGNSPRDNSSHAGSWRQAMLHRVVTPSEKIKTSGDEYMSPLRTSRLQARKRNRIELRELWQVAIKQTIILNRMEKENAHLQAKQNAIKSNEIKRIKLEYDEITTCERCAIEMWENLLDVTPTKTIPVRHDPKKLYQAIRNGVPRTRRGEIWKFLAQQHTCNTEPVDNDSFANFNTPYHMLLKNLTEHQHAIFIDLGRTFPDHKFYKDALGIGQLSLFNLLKAYSILDPELGYCQGLGFICAVLLLHLEEADAFELLKHLMFKRQMREKYLPDMKQFQLQLYQLSRLLKDNIPELYDWFDQHEISPTLYAAPWILTVFSSHFPLGFVARVFDLLFLESFDVIFRCAISLLDVHKEQLLQQDNFEDIMNYLKTVVPKISPEIMDKVFRNVFKCDFSRQLIEYQVEYNVLKEEISSQNHHLENLKRVKDENQQLESQVQFAQSSLAQLDRTRQTQQNQIQTLQMQVQTLENTVQTLVKYIEHTLETKSDDVLPNEICRIIQQVQDLQHQQVLQQKKRSPIFLDRKIGKSISFNSNLGHALNVLEEGNEQDIVVGTPTKKKPFFQSSFEQIRLQKAGLRLNKLDECLSPEHVNDRNTARINTNDDSGIATPISPQLHAPSTTPMIPDSRPLVPAADIHPLSGDVNVQFNGTTQLKSIKPRIQSRQNSISSIVGNIGDKGISTTDQNNRS, encoded by the exons ATGGCAGAACTAATGCAACAAATGCGTGAGCCTGCCTCGTTTGGTAGCACATCAGTTGGTAGTATCCCGCAAAGTATTGTGGCGGGTAGTGGAAACTCAAACGACATCCATAAAGCATTACGTGGCCAAGAGATTCATTCAACCCCGGCGTCCAACTTAAAACTATCGGAGCAAATGCGGAATGCACATCACGACAACAGTCCGACGTTGTCCCATAGTCAGAATGGTGCTAACAATTATGGCCAGATATATTCATCACAAGGACGTTTATCTACTTCAAAAAGCTTCTCTAGCGGGCTAAATCATTCGAGCAGTGGAGGAAATATCCAAAACAGTGCTAGCGTATCTTCGAGCTTGTCTTCGTTACCGGATATATCTGCCAATAATTCTCAATTTTTTGAAGTGTTATACGTTGGAAAAATCAAAGTGTCACACAAGCGCGTGCCCTTCACCTTTATCGATGACGCACTGCCCAAGTTCAAAGCGTACGATGCCCAGAAACTCAAGCAGCAGCTGGAGACGACACGTAAG ATCACCTCTGATGAAAAGGCTGAAACGGAAGGAGACTCATCTTTCACTCGGGCGCCAATTTCAGTAACTGCCTCGGCTCAGGTGCTTAAAAACATCAACGAATATGGTGAATTCGCCAGCAATGATGAACGACCGGATAGTTCGATAATCTCAGAGAATAAAGAGAACGCTGTACCACAGACGTCTGATGAGGGTGAAATCTTCCGCGGTCGCCGGGTTAGTCACTTTGATATACCAACCAAAAAGAT CGATAACGAAATTGAGGTACCATACACGGAAACTAGCGATGATAATGAAGAAAATTTACAAGCCCACAATTTGAAACTATTCAGTTCTTTACAACAAACGCCATCGTCTAAATCGTCTTCTGATGGAGA CGTTCCAATTCGTCGTGATCGGTCCGCATCAATCGGGTCGATTCCTATCGTGGAACAAAACcggacaatggtgtttctaatTGGTCAATCTGATCTAAGACTGATTAGTCCTGATCGCAAACAGGTGCTTCTACATAAAGAATTCCGCGACGTGGCTAGTTGTGCTCAGGGCCAGAAGAATGCGGACcattttggtatcatttgtCGTGATGTCAATAATGACGGCTACATTGGATACGTATTTAAATGCCAATCGGAAAACGTAGCAGATGAGATAATTATCGCAATATCACAAGCATTTCTAGTGTGCTCGGAGCAAAAGCAGAAAAGTAAAGCATCCGCTCAGATATACTCTTGTGAGCATTGTCCTATGTTGTGGTATCATAAATTATGCACGGATATCGAAGGATTGAGTGACAAAAAAACACAGTACATGTTGTTTAAAAGAATTGATACTACTCTGACCGAAGAAGAGCAACGTATGCTTATGGAGAAATATCATGGAGCTGAAGAGGCAGCAGGACATAGCATTGGGGAACAGAACCAGTTTCTAATGATGCTGCTAAGAGCACATTGCGAATCCAAGCAGCAAAGGCATGTACATGATACGGCAGAGAATAGAACTGAGTTTCTGAATCAGTATTTAGGTGGTACAGGAATTTTCATGAAAGCAAAACGATCCTTGACTAGTTCTTTCGATCATCTATTAAAAAGGAGAACTAGTAAAGATGATTTCAGCGGAGGTTTGTCTTCCATAAAAGATTTCAACTCATGCGGAGATTTAAAGGGAGATTTTGAGCCACAATCAAGAACACGAGCCTCAACGGTTGGTTCTAGTCCTTCTTCATCACGTAAAAATTCTGATTTGGCAGTGCAACAAGTAGTCCCGCAACTGAAATCGCCTATGATGGATAT attCATTAAAGTAGGAAACAGTCCTAGAGATAATTCTAGTCATGCTGGTTCATGGCGACAGGCAATGCTGCATCGCGTTGTTACACCTTCTGAAAAAATTAAGACATCAGGTGATGAATATATGTCTCCTCTGCGTACATCTCGGTTGCAAGCAAGAAAACGAAATCGAATCGAGTTACGCGAATTGTGGCAAGTTGCTATCAAACAAACAATCATTCTTAACAGAATGGAGAAAGAAAATGCTCATTTGCAGGCGAAACAGAATGCCATAAAATCCAATGAAATTAAACGAATTAAGCTAGAATACGATGAAATTACAACGTGCGAAAGATGCGCCATAGAAATGTGGGAGAATCTTCTAGATGTGACCCCTACAAAAACGATACCAGTGAGACATGATCCCAAGAAACTGTATCAGGCGATTAGAAATGGTGTTCCTAGGACTAGACGCGGAGAAATTTGGAAGTTTCTTGCACAGCAGCATACTTGCAATACCGAACCAGTGGATAACGATAGTTTCGCTAACTTTAATACACCGTACCATATGTTACTGAAAAATTTAACTGAACACCAACATGCTATATTCATTGATTTGG GTCGCACGTTTCCTGATCATAAATTCTACAAAGATGCGCTAGGGATTGGTCAACTTTCGTTGTTCAACTTGCTAAAGGCTTATTCAATTCTCGACCCTGAACTAGGATACTGCCAGGGCTTGGGCTTTATCTGCGCTGTTTTGTTGTTGCAT CTGGAAGAAGCAGATGCATTCGAGTTATTGAAACATCTCATGTTCAAGCGTCAAATGCGAGAGAAATATCTTCCAGATATGAAACAATTCCAGCTACAGCTTTACCAGTTGTCACGCCTGTTGAAAGATAACATTccagaattgtatgattggttcGATCAGCATGAAATCTCTCCAACGTTGTATGCTGCACCGTGGATTCTAACTGTATTCAGTTCCCATTTCCCTTTGGGTTTTGTTGCACGTGTGTTCGATTTACTATTTCTAGAATCGTTCGATGTGATATTCAGATGTGCAATTAGTCTGCTGGATGTTCACAAAGAACAACTTCTTCAGCAAGATAACTTTGAGGATATAatgaactatttaaaaactgttGTACCAAAAATTAGTCCTGAAATAATGGACAAGGTTTTTCGGAATGTGTTCAAGTGCGATTTCTCTCGGCAGCTGATCGAATACCAGGTCGAATATAATGTCCTAAAGGAAGAAATCAGCTCACAAAATCACCACCTGGAAAATCTTAAACGCGTCAAGGATGAGAATCAGCAGCTTGAGAGTCAAGTTCAGTTTGCTCAATCAAGTTTGGCGCAATTGGATAGAACACGACAGACTCAGCAGAACCAAATTCAAACATTGCAGATGCAAGTACAAACCCTAGAGAACACCGTCCAAACGCTAGTTAAGTATATAGAGCATACTTTGGAAACTAAATCCGATGACGTTTTACCGAACGAAATTTGTCGAATTATACAGCAGGTTCAAGATCTGCAGCATCAACAAGTTCTCCAACAAAAGAAACGTTCGCcaattttcctcgatcgtaaAATTGGTAAATCAATATCATTCAATAGTAACCTAGGGCATGCTTTAAATGTACTGGAAGAAGGAAATGAACAGGATATCGTAGTCGGCACTCCCACAaagaaaaaaccatttttccaGAGCTCCTTCGAACAAATTCGACTACAAAAGGCAGGGCTTAGGTTGAACAAACTAGATGAATGTCTTAGTCCTGAACATGTAAACGATCGAAATACTGCAAGAATAAATACCAATGACGATAGCGGTATTGCTACTCCGATCAGCCCACAATTGCATGCTCCTTCGACGACGCCCATGATACCTGATAGCAGACCGTTAGTACCTGCAGCAGATATTCATCCTCTAAGTGGAGATGTAAACGTACAGTTCAACGGAACGACTCAGCTCAAATCTATCAAACCCCGTATACAGTCTCGCCAGAATTCAATTTCATCAATCGTGGGTAATATTGGCGACAAGGGTATCTCCACTACAGATCAAAATAATCGAAGTTAA
- the LOC129732984 gene encoding uncharacterized protein LOC129732984 → MPYKIVQTIEAGEACLSVVPSKWEANGILYWPKKHLVAKLSLEEESAPTDKWETFNCIKKREFTSHAEACNEMQKMEEKSDTEMETESLPVQKVRRRADKNIYFNKLDFNAIAEQQSVKQIAVNSSEPEVYLDTEHEMFINTNQEQMQLTKESQSNDSTSHIIYVEPSNIIGSMEPTDLMATVIANQNLLLGNQNRIMQSLAKMITQVEYLLQASNEREFRHDEHIQINMENGFDPVNSLDDLDKLEDSLRRQHHGEVYSQHEFRLWNEQKVQWVRLLL, encoded by the exons atGCCGTACAAGATTGTGCAGACCATCGAGGCTGGAGAGGCTTGCCTGAGTGTTGTTCCCAGTAAGTGGGAAGCAAACGGTATACTATACTGGCCGAAAAAACATCTCGTAGCAAAGTTATCACTGGAAGAGGAATCTGCACCAACCGACAAGTGGGAAACATTCAACTGCATTAAGAAGCGAGAATTTACAAGTCATGCCGAAGCCTGCAATGAAATGCAAAAGATGGAAGAAAAATCGGATACTGAAATGGAAACGGAGAGTTTGCCAGTGCAAAAGGTACGCCGTCGTGCGGAtaaaaacatatattttaatAAACTAGATTTCAATGCCATCGCCGAACAGCAAAGTGTCAAACAGATAGCAGTGAACTCCTCTGAACCAGAAGTGTATCTGGACACTGAGCATGAG ATGTTTATTAATACAAACCAAGAGCAAATGCAATTGACGAAAGAGAGCCAAAGTAATGACTCAACATCTCATATAATTTACGTCGAGCCTAGtaatattattggcagtatggAACCAACCGATTTGATGGCAACTGTTATCGCAAATCAGAATTTACTTCTTGGGAATCAAAATAGAATTATGCAATCATTGGCAAAAATGATTACACAGGTGGAGTATCTTTTGCAAGCATCCAATGAAAGAGAATTTCGTCATGATGAACACATACAAATTAACATGGAAAACGGATTCGATCCTGTTAATTCGCTAGATGATTTGGACAAGCTGGAGGATTCTCTCAGACGACAACATCATGGAGAAGTATATTCGCAGCATGAGTTTCGTTTGTGGAACGAGCAGAAAGTGCAATGGGTTAGACTGTTGCTATAA